In a genomic window of Epinephelus lanceolatus isolate andai-2023 chromosome 3, ASM4190304v1, whole genome shotgun sequence:
- the micall2b gene encoding protein-methionine sulfoxide oxidase mical2b, with product MSAVKALQQWCKLRCEGYRDVSITNMTTSFRDGLAFCALIHKHRPDLIDFDSLRKEDVYENNKLAFKVAEGELGIPALLDAEDMVALKVPDRLSILTYVSQYYNYFHGRSPIGGMGGIKRPADAPTEEPSGKKNQPVVAKVFPSSIPARENSPPPSSNISKPSPSPRQTRNATKDVVVEKSHQTGTLSNKCVSCNKHVHLVQRHLVDGKLYHRSCAKSLSSTNTPAPFKDLPTNTPVSKFTPLPDSTKTNTTTTTHTPSRARPSWLTEKPSTPPSFSSTFSTPSPSQPASSLSSASKDSQTSVVSKPTASRTTCESTFTTTTTSINTRPTAAPRTSTTAAKTQQSKLKFLQSDNTAKDEEKKTTTVKFDINKGTNVTSKVQEATAGQAVTVVVNVGGLGQKEANKSLNTGGEKAKAAGVSGDSKAKATAAAFISKKLAEENNNNNSKPSWTNVVLKKTDKPSQVETPKKETEGVRGRVRLKPDPSILADFQIPTDTRTPSPSGKSGVRARTPDRGSPKPGRASPNTSASENNESPADWRSKLKPISKPAVPSQPSPKPWANGAGKPQTSELSVGPSPSSHPSTPSISVTPPASKGFQNGQKDLTANGTKTEAKISKTKPDYIPKDEIIRELKEIEDNLNEWERRGVELEVRLRSSEEEGVDDSLMDGLMVEWFNLIRNKQVAMRRESELVYIGRTQDLEEEQPSVEQELRRLMDKPEHLKTAWDRKREEQLMAKLVEIVNDRNAIVDGLDEDRLREEEEDEQLNKMMMNFNIKKDKPKKKSPMSKLFGWGSKKEG from the exons ATGTCGGCCGTCAAGGCGCTGCAGCAGTGGTGCAAGCTCCGGTGTGAGGGCTACCGGGATGTGTCCATCACCAACATGACCACGTCTTTCAGAGACGGCTTGGCTTTCTGCGCGCTCATCCACAAACACAGACCCGATCTCAT TGACTTTGATTCACTCAGGAAGGAGGATGTTTATGAGAACAACAAATTG GCCTTCAAGGTTGCGGAGGGGGAGTTGGGAATTCCAGCACTGCTGGATGCAGAAGACATGGTGGCTCTTAAGGTCCCTGACCGCCTCAGTATCCTGACATACGTCTCACAGTACTACAACTACTTCCATGGACGCTCCCCGA TTGGTGGTATGGGAGGTATAAAGCGCCCAGCTGATGCTCCCACAGAGGAACCGTCTGGGAAGAAGAACCAGCCGGTGGTGGCGAAGGTGTTTCCCTCTTCCATCCCTGCCAGAGAGAACagccctcccccctcctccaacATCTCAAAGCCCTCTCCTTCCCCAAGACAAACCAGAAATGCTACAAAG GATGTTGTGGTTGAGAAATCCCATCAGACAGGCACCCTGAGTAACAAATGTGTGTCATGCAACAAGCACGTTCACCTGGTGCAGCGACATCTAGTGGACGGGAAGCTCTATCACAGGAGCTGTGCAAA GTCACTGTcgtccacaaacacacctgcaCCTTTCAAAGATTTACCCACAAACACCCCTGTTTCCAAGTTTACACCTCTACCAGACtccaccaaaacaaacacaaccacTACCACTCACACACCCTCCAGAGCGAGACCATCATGGCTGACGGAGAAACCCAGCACCCCTCCCAGCTTCTCCTCCACTTTCTCGACTCCATCTCCTTCCCAGCCAGCTTCAAGTCTCTCCTCTGCTTCTAAAGACTCTCAGACATCCGTTGTCTCCAAACCCACAGCTTCACGGACTACTTGTGAATCTACCTTCACCACAACAACCACTTCTATCAACACCAGGCCCACTGCTGCTCCCCGTACCTCCACCACGGCTGCGAAGACACAGCAGTCCAAGCTTAAGTTCTTACAGTCAGATAACACAGCTAAAGATGAAGAGAAAAAGACGACAACTGTAAAGTTTGACATAAATAAAGGGACGAATGTGACTAGTAAGGTGCAGGAGGCCACAGCAGGGCAGGCCGTCACTGTGGTTGTAAATGTTGGTGGTCTTGGCCAAAAGGAAGCAAATAAGAGCTTGAACACAGGTGGGGAGAAAGCTAAAGCAGCAGGTGTAAGTGGAGATTCGAAGGCTAAAGCAACGGCAGCAGCCTTCATCTCCAAAAAACTGGCTGAGGagaacaacaataacaacagcaagCCATCGTGGACGAATGTAGTGTTAAAGAAAACTGACAA ACCTTCTCAAGTGGAGACACcaaagaaggagacagaaggagtcAGAGGGAGAGTGAGGCTGAAACCAGACCCGTCAATCCTCGCCGACTTTCAGATTCCGACAGACACCCGGACTCCGAGCCCATCCGGCAAGAGTGGAGTCAGAGCAAGAACTCCAGACAGAGGCAGCCCAAAGCCCGGCAGGGCATCACCCAACACCTCAG CATCAGAAAACAACGAGTCTCCTGCAGACTGGCGGTCAAAGCTGAAACCCATCTCCAA ACCGGCTGTTCCGTCACAGCCCTCGCCGAAACCATGGGCTAATGGAGCCGGAAAGCCTCAGACTTCAGAACTGTCCGTTGGGCCTTCTCCCTCCTCGCATCCTTCGACCCCGAGCATTTCTGTCACTCCACCTGCATCAAAGG GATTCCAGAATGGTCAAAAAGATCTGACTGCAAATGGCACCAAGACAGAGGCAAAGATTTCCAAG ACTAAACCAGACTACATTCCCAAAGACGAAATCATAAGGGAACTGAAGGAGATTGAAGATAATTTGAACGagtgggagaggaggggagtggAGCTGGAGGTGAGGCTCCGCAGCTCTGAAGAAG aggGCGTAGATGACTCTCTCATGGATGGGCTCATGGTCGAGTGGTTCAACTTGATCAGGAACAAGCAGGTGGCCATGCGCCGGGAGTCTGAACTGGTCTACAT tGGAAGGACCCAGGACCTGGAGGAAGAGCAGCCCAGTGTTGAGCAGGAGCTCAGACGACTGATGGACAAACCAG AACATCTGAAAACAGCCTGGGACCGGAAGAGAGAAGAGCAGCTGATGGCCAAACTGGTGGAGATCGTCAATGACAGAAACGCTATAGTAGATGGTCTGGACGAGGACAGACTCAG ggaggaagaggaggacgagCAGCTAAACAAGATGATGATGAATTTCA ACATAAAGAAAGACAAGCCAAAGAAAAAGTCTCCGATGTCCAAACTGTTTGGCTGGGGGAGCAAGAAGGAGGGATGA